Genomic segment of Amphibacillus xylanus NBRC 15112:
CCTGTGCATCGTGTGCTCAAACGGTTGAAAAGTCAGTGGCAAATCTTGAGGCAGTTAAGCATGCTGAAGTAAATTTAGCAACAGAAAAATTGACTGTCGAGTTTGATGAGACAGTGCTTTCTACTGAACAAATTATTTTGGCGGTCGAAAAAGCTGGTTATCAAGCTAATGTTGAACTCGATTCAACAGACAACTCATACAGTGATGCAAAGCAAAAAAAACTAAATCAATTAAACTCAATTTGGCGACGATTTTGGTTATCAGCCATATTTACGATTCCATTATTCTATATTTCTATGGGACCGATGATTGGCTTGCCTGTACCATCAATCATTGATCCGGACCTCAATTCATTAAATTTTGCACTAACCCAATTAGTACTCACTGTCCCAGTCATGCTCTTAGGATTAAGCTACTATACAGGTGGCTTTAAAGCATTGTTTAGAGGTCATCCAAATATGGATTCTCTCATCGCCTTAGGAACGAGTGCAGCATTTATTTATAGTTTATCTGCAACCATTTTAATATGGAACGGTGATACAACTTACGCGCATGAGCTATATTATGAATCAGCAGCAGTCATTTTAACCTTAATTACTTTGGGTAAATATTTGGAATCCCGTTCTAAAGGGAAAACATCAGAGGCGATTGAAAAATTAATGGATTTAGCACCTAAAACAGCAACAGTCATTCGTGATGGTGATGAAGTAGAAATTGGCATCGATCAAGTTGTTGTCGGTGATTTAATAATTGTTAAACCAGGTGAAAAAATTCCAGTCGATGGTACGATTGTAGAAGGCCGAACATCAGTCGATGAGTCCATGCTTACAGGTGAAAGTATTCCTGTTGAAAAGAATATTGGCGATTCATTGGTTGGGGGAAGCTTTAACAATAATGGAACGGTTAAATATAAGGCTGATAAGGTAGGTAATGATACTGCCTTAGCACAAATTATTCAATTGGTTGAAGACGCACAAGGATCAAAAGCACCGATTGCTAAAATGGCAGATATTATTTCTGGTTACTTTGTTCCGATCGTGATTGGCCTTGCCATTATTTCTGGCTTAGGTTGGTATATATCTGGAGAGTCAGGCATTTTTGCTTTAACGATAGCAATATCTGTTTTAGTCATTGCTTGTCCGTGTGCCCTTGGCTTAGCAACACCTACTGCGATTATGGTCGGTACTGGAAAAGGTGCAGAACATGGTGTGTTAATCAAAGGTGGCGCTGCACTTGAAACAACACATAAAATTGATATGGTAGTTTTTGATAAAACAGGTACGATTACAGAAGGTAAACCAGTTGTAACTGATATTATCACAGCAGAAGGCATCAATGAAGAGGAATTATTAATGTTAACAGCCTCAGCTGAAAAAGGTTCTGAACACCCATTAGGTGAAGCGATTGTTGAAGAAGCGGAGAAAAGAGCCTTAACATTTATGAATGTCGAAGATTTCTCGGCTATTCCTGGACACGGCATCGAAGTAACGATCGATGGTAAGCAACTGTTAGCTGGTAATAAAAAGTTAATGGTTGATCGAGGTATTACGTTAGACAATCTTAATGTGCAATCAGATCGCTTAGCAGATGATGGGAAGACACCGATGTATATCGCGATCGATCGAAAAATTGCAGGGATTATCGCAGTAGCGGATACAGTTAAAGAAAACAGTGCTAAAGCAATTGAAAAACTTCATGAAATGGGTATAGAGGTAGGCATGATTACGGGCGATAACGCACGAACAGCAGATGCAATAGCCAAACAAGTTGGGATTGATCGTGTTTTAAGTGAAGTTTTACCTGAAGACAAAACAAATGAAGTTAAGAAGCTTCAAGCTGAAGGAAAGAAAGTAGCGATGGTAGGTGATGGAATTAATGATGCACCAGCACTTGCCCAAGCAGATATTGGAATTGCGATTGGAACGGGTACAGATGTCGCGATTGAATCAGCAGATATTGTCTTAATGAGAAGTGACTTATTAGATGTCCCAAGCTCGATTGAATTAAGTAAAGCAACAATTCGTAATATTAAAGAAAACCTATTTTGGGCATTTGCTTATAACGTATTGGGTATTCCATTTGCGATGGGAATCTTTTATATCTTTGATGGACCATTACTAAGCCCAATGATTGCTGGAGCAGCGATGAGCCTTAGTTCTGTTTCAGTACTTGCAAACGCATTGAGACTTAAGCGATTCAAACCATCACGCACTAAATAACAAAAAAGGCAGGGGCAAAACCCGCCGCTGAAATAAAGAAGCCGTTGGATTTTTACTCGAAGTAAAATTTCAACGGCTTTAAATATTTTTTCAATAAAAATAAGAACCTTTAAATTTTCATAATATCGGAAACAAGTTTGTCATCAAATTCAAATACATTATCAATCATCGTTTGTTCACTTTTATTGATCGTGCCACTTTTTCCACTAATATCGATCATTAACCGAATATCTTCTTCTGTTGTTAATTCAGATACGTCATTCGGATCGACACGTAGTAGGCGTAAGATAAGATGAATTGAAAATGTTAAAAACTTAACAATTGGCGAACAAATTTTAGCTAACAACGAGATCGGCCCAACAGCAAACTTTGCAATAGTCTCTGCTTTCTTAAGTGCTAACTGTTTTGGCACAAGCTCACCAAAAACTAACGTAAAATAAGACAACACAATCGTAATCACAACAACTGAAATTGTGTTCAATGTTCCCAACGGAATCGGAACACCCAGATCAAACAACATCTCTGACAATGGTGTGGCAAAGAAATCGGCTGCAAATGCACTTGATAAAAAGCCAGCTAATGTAATACCGATTTGAATCGTACTTAGAAAGTGACTAGAGTTTGAAATCAGCTGATCGATTTTCAAAGCATTTTTATCCCCTAATTCTGCCTTCCGTTTAATTTAGTTTTCGTTCAAGTTAACAAAAGCAAGCTCTGATGCTGCAAAAAAAGCATTAATTATGATTAATACAATAAGTGTAATAATCGCAATCGACAAAAGTGAATCCCCCTAATAAATCTATAATGTTTATCATCAATAACAGAAATGACAATCTAATTATACCGTTTTCAATCCTTAGTCATCAAGGAATATACTATACATTGAAATGAAAGATATTCATATCGCCCTTACGAGTCGATTGAAGTAGGAGTCTTCTGTCGGAAATCAGATAAAAAAGGGACAGCATCCAATCGGAGCCATCCCTTAATTATATTACAGTTACTCTTATAAAAAAATTACTCTTTAATAAAGTGAATTAACTTTCCTTTGAAATCTCCATACATATCTTCAATTAAAATTCCACCATTCATCAATGCTGCACCAGAATGAACTGCATTTGTTTCTTGATTACGATAATAGCTATCTTTGTCAAGTCCTTTAAGGCGAATTCTTCTGCTACGATGATTTGGTCTTGAAAGCACTTGTACATAAGTGACTAAAACTTCACTTTTATCTTTAGCAACATATTCGACACAATTATATTCAGGATTTTCAAACACATTACCAATTCGATATAAGTCTCCTTCACGAATCAGATCATTGTATTTATGATACATTTCCACCTGCTTTGGAATCATATCACGATCTTCTTGTGGGATTTTCGTTACATCTAATTCATAGCCAAAGGTTCCTGAAAGAGCAACAAAGCCACGTGTTTCAAAAGGTGTGATTCTTCCAACCGTATGATTTGGCACATCGCTAACATGTGCACCAATTGAAGAGACTGGATACACCAGTGATGTACCATGCTGAATTTTTAATCTTTCAATTGCGTCGGTATCGTCTGACGTCCAAATTTGTGGACTATAGTAAAGCATACCTGGATCAAATCTTGCGCCCCCACCAGAGCAATTTTCAAGTAAGATATGTGGGAAATCAGTTGTTAATCGATCCATCATGTCGTAAACGCCAAGTACATATCGATGCCAAATTTCTCGTTGCTGACTTGCAGGTAGGACACTGTTTGCAACGTCTGTAAGCTGGCGGTTCATATCCCACTTAACATACTCAATATTCGCGCTAGATAAAATTTCGCTTAAACTTTCATAAATATAATCTCTCACTTCTTGTCTTGAAAAATCTAATACATATTGATTACGACTTAACACGCCTTCTCGACCTTCAATATGGATACACCAATCCGGGTGTGCACGGTACAAATCTGAATCTGGCGAAATCATTTCCGGTTCAAACCATATCCCGAACTTCATACCAAGCTTGTTAACTTCATCGACTAAATTCTTTAGGCCACCTTTGATTTTATCTTCATTAACGACCCAGTCTCCTAAAGCCATATTGTCACTACTTCTATTACCAAACCAACCATCATCCATTACAAGCATTTCAATCCCTAGATGCGATGCCTCTTTTGCGATATCTAAAAGCTTTTCTGTATCAAAATCAAAATAAGTCGCTTCCCAGTTGTTAATTAAAATTGGGCGTTTCTTATTTTTATACTTGCCACGGATTAGATGTGTTCGATATAAATCATGGAACGTTCGAGACATTTTACCGATTCCCTCATTGGAATAAACCATCACTACCTCAGGTGCGGTAAATGTAGCTTCAGGATCGAGTTCCCAAGAAAAATCTTCTGGGTTAATTCCCATTACTACTCTTGTCGTATCAAACTGACAGCCTTCCGCTTGAGCAAGGAAGTTTCCTGAGTAGACGAAGTTAAAGCCATACACTTCACCATTATCTTCTGTAGCCGTTTGATCCATCACTGCAAGAAACGGATTGACTTGATGACCGGACTGACCTCTGAGAGAGGAAATACCTTGCTTGCCTAATTCTACTTTTCTTCTTGAGACGTGGCGTTCTCTTGCCCATGAACCATGAAGCGTAATCATATCTAAATCATTTCGATCAAAGTCTACACAAGCTGATAAAACTTTTCGAAGCTGAATGCTTTCTTTTGCTCGGTTTGTTACTCTAACACTTCTCGTGATCACATCTAGATTCTCAAAGGCCGTATAAACCAAAACAACTTCCAAATTTAAATGTTGATCAACACAAGTTATTTCTAAAGTTGTACAATCCTCTTCATCACCAAATGTTGCTGGCAGTCCTTCTAACTTAGGCTTCCCTGGATAAATCACGTGCGACTGATAATTAACACCAACAGTACTCGTACCAGATTGAGTCATCACACTAATTGAGCTTTCTCGATAATCCCCTAAACCATGCGACGAGTATTCATTGGGGAAACTATCCATAAAAGTACCACGATCCCGATTGTTTTTAGAAGGGACAAATGGATTTTCCTCAAGCCTTAATAAATGATTCATATCCTGATCCGGAATTTTTTCACCGAAATAAACATGTCCTAAAAATTGCTCGTCATCGACAATTGAAATAATATAGCTCGTATCTTTCGCATCGATCTTAAAACTTTTCATTGCTTCATTAAATTGAATTCCCATTTTCTACGCTCCTATCTATAGATTTATTATTGTTATGACAACAATTAAAAACATACTCACAATTGGCATAATTAACTTTATCGACTAGTTTACTTTCATCATAATTATTACCTAAATCATGGATCTAAGTCAATATCTTGGACACAAATAAGTTAATTTTTATTGTGCATCGAAATATATTACAATTTACTCATGAAGGCTTGACATGGAGCCTCTACGGGCATGGATTTTAAGCCAGGGAGCCAGCTCAATTAAAATATCGTTGGCTTGCCATAAGAGGCTATCATGCCCGCCTCTCCACGTAAAGCCATGTTCCTATTCTAGCTTGTGCGGTTAGACTGCCTGATTAAGTGTTAAATCTTCCAGCTCTTGTGGGGTAAGATAGCCAATACTGCCATGTATTCTTTTGCGATTGTACCAGCCTTCAATATATTTAAATAACTCTACTTTTGCAGCGTTAAAGTCTAAGTATTGGACGTGATTGACTTCTTCTTTCTTTAAAATGGCGTGAAAGGATTCAATACAAGCGTTGTCATAAGGACTGCCCTTGCGACTAAAGGAATGTGTCATTTTGTAGTCTTGTATCATTTCTGCAAAGTCATCACTCGTGTACTGCGAGCCCAAATCTGAATGAAAGATGACACCATCATCGGGTTTCTGTGTAACATAAGCATTCTCTAAAGCTTTTTTTACCATCTCTGTTGTCATTGATCGCGAAAAAGAGTAACTAATCACTTTCTTAGTGTGCAAATCTAATACAGATGCAAGATAGCACCAGCCATGACGAAGCGTATGAATATAGGTGATATCGCCAACCCATTTCTCGTTAACCGTTGTCGTGGAAAAATCCCTGTTGATGATATTTTCTCTTTCTGCAACTTCTTACTTACTAGCGGTTGGTCGAAATTTCTTTACAGTGATGGACTTAATCCCAGCCTTTCTCATCAGGCGTTGAACGCGTTTTAAACTAATTGAATAGCCTTGTTTTTCTAACGCCTTGTGAATCTTAGGTGCACCGTAGCGTTTTTTACTCTCTTCATGAATGTGTCTAATTTTATCAGTATATTCACGGTTTTCACGATCACGATTTGATTCTGTTTTAGTTAGTGATTCATAATAGGTAGACCTTGGTATATCAAGCGCTTGACACATTGTAGCGATAGGATAGTCATCTTTATGTTCTGAAATAAACTCTGTCAGTTCACTGTTGTTTACTTTCTTGCGAATATGGCCATAGCCTTTTTTAAGATTTCAAGCTCCTGTTTTAAGCGAAGGTTTTCTTTTTGAATGGCATCGACTTCTTTAGGTGTCACTTCTTTGCCATCAACACCTTCAACTGGAGTAAAGTCCTTGATCCATTTATAAATAGTGACTTCAGAAACGCCATACTCGCTGCTTAAATCCTTTACAGAACTTCCAGAATGATAAAGATCAACCAACATTTTTTTGAAGTCATCGTTATACCGATGACCATGTTTTCTTTGATTCATTGTGACACATCCTCCTTAAATTCATTGTATATAATTTAACTTAGATGTGTCCATGAAACTATACTAGCATCAGAATGGCAATGGTACTATCATCAAGGCGTAGAAAGTGAAAATACTTATTTGATTAATATGGCTGTATCCAACATTGTTCTTTATGGAGGACGAGCCTTATTAGCATATAACGAAATGCTTTTGCCGTTTCATAAGTGGTTCCTGAGAGTGTTAGCTGAAGCTGAACATAAGCCTGAGGGAATACTAGACTTAATTGATAAGGTCTTAAATACACGATCACCCGAGGCAGTTAAGCAATTTGTCACTGCTATCGATAATTTTACAAATTCGGGCATTGAAGCTTCAGAATGGGCTAGTTGCGTAGTAACAGAAGAAGAACTGGGCTGCTCAGAAGCGTATATTTAAATAATCTGACAAGACAACGGATGGATTAATAGTCGTAAAAGTCAGAATATCATTTTTCAGTATCAGATATAAATAGATGAGGTTCAAATGCCCACACTTAATTTTTAAAGGTTGAGATTGATTTGATAATAGGAAGAGATGGGAGGTGAAAGATTTGATTGGTCATTCAGCAGTACTTTTTAGAATAGTTGAATCTTTGATTAATATAGGTGAAGGTGTGTTTATAGCGCTTCTTGTGGCTATCATTGTTTTTTTATTTACTAATTCCGGATGGGGAACCGAGCTCATATCTAGAATAAAACGAAAGATAAACAAAAAAGAAGAAGATCACGAGAAAGAAGAACAATATAAGATTGCACATGAAGGATTAAAAACGGTATCAAGTAAACTTTATGATGAACCTAAAAAATTCGATGTGAATACATTTTTCACAATAAAATCATCCGATTTAAAGAATCTTGATCTGATTAGATTTTACATCAAAGAAAAAATTGATGGAGAGTACATATACTTTGATATAAGTACTGAGTTTTTACTAAAATATACACCGCCCGAGTATTTAAAAAAGGATGAAGATGCAAATATTCAGGTTTATATTCGAAGGTTAAAAAGGAAGAAGGAATTTACCATTGAACGATTAGGAAAAACTGTTGATTCCTTGTCGGTTACAGAATATAAGAAAACTATTAATAACTGATTAATGCAGGTTAAAAGCCTAAACAAAAAGACTCGTAAAAACATTCGAGTCTTTTTTAAATGATTATTAATTGTTCCATGTACCTTCAACGATTTTTTGTAAATCATCTTTTCTCAATATATAATGTGGCGCTTCTTCATTAGAAAGGATAAAAAAGCCTGGATCTTTTTCTTCTAATGTTGTTCGCATATATATGTCGTAGAGATTAGTTTTTTCAATTTTATATCCTTGATTGGGTTTTCTGCTTATCAGGTCCTCAGCCCAGTCTAATATTTCCATTGAGAATAGCGGTGTTGCTATCTCTGGGTAAACAACAAAGTAAGAGTCTTTCTGTAAGACGATTTGATTATCTAATTTTTTTTGTCGATTGATAATATAGATAGGTTCTTTAGAATATAGCTTTTTATTAGAGATAGGGAATGTATTAAAATCAGGGGCAAGATCATCGCGAAAATATAGTCGACGTACACCATTCTTATCGATGACCGTAACGCTATCTATTTCTTCTTTTTCTTTCATTATTGTTGAAAATTCTGTTATGTATATTTTTTTCGGATAAAGTCTGTCATACAGCTTATAGGTACCCCAGCGTTCATTAAGAGCTTGAATTTCTTGTTCTTGTTTAATCCAGTTTAATAGAGTTTCTTCGCGCTCAAATAAATGTATTTGAGACCGCATAGAATCTGGAGTAATGTCCTTTTGTAAATACATTTGTTCTTCACCGTTATTGTTTTTAAAATACAGACAGTAATATGTTTTAGCAAAATCAATTATATTCATTTTTACACC
This window contains:
- a CDS encoding CNNM domain-containing protein codes for the protein MKRKAELGDKNALKIDQLISNSSHFLSTIQIGITLAGFLSSAFAADFFATPLSEMLFDLGVPIPLGTLNTISVVVITIVLSYFTLVFGELVPKQLALKKAETIAKFAVGPISLLAKICSPIVKFLTFSIHLILRLLRVDPNDVSELTTEEDIRLMIDISGKSGTINKSEQTMIDNVFEFDDKLVSDIMKI
- a CDS encoding alpha-galactosidase, translating into MGIQFNEAMKSFKIDAKDTSYIISIVDDEQFLGHVYFGEKIPDQDMNHLLRLEENPFVPSKNNRDRGTFMDSFPNEYSSHGLGDYRESSISVMTQSGTSTVGVNYQSHVIYPGKPKLEGLPATFGDEEDCTTLEITCVDQHLNLEVVLVYTAFENLDVITRSVRVTNRAKESIQLRKVLSACVDFDRNDLDMITLHGSWARERHVSRRKVELGKQGISSLRGQSGHQVNPFLAVMDQTATEDNGEVYGFNFVYSGNFLAQAEGCQFDTTRVVMGINPEDFSWELDPEATFTAPEVVMVYSNEGIGKMSRTFHDLYRTHLIRGKYKNKKRPILINNWEATYFDFDTEKLLDIAKEASHLGIEMLVMDDGWFGNRSSDNMALGDWVVNEDKIKGGLKNLVDEVNKLGMKFGIWFEPEMISPDSDLYRAHPDWCIHIEGREGVLSRNQYVLDFSRQEVRDYIYESLSEILSSANIEYVKWDMNRQLTDVANSVLPASQQREIWHRYVLGVYDMMDRLTTDFPHILLENCSGGGARFDPGMLYYSPQIWTSDDTDAIERLKIQHGTSLVYPVSSIGAHVSDVPNHTVGRITPFETRGFVALSGTFGYELDVTKIPQEDRDMIPKQVEMYHKYNDLIREGDLYRIGNVFENPEYNCVEYVAKDKSEVLVTYVQVLSRPNHRSRRIRLKGLDKDSYYRNQETNAVHSGAALMNGGILIEDMYGDFKGKLIHFIKE
- a CDS encoding heavy metal translocating P-type ATPase; this encodes MQNKTFTVEGMTCASCAQTVEKTASKLPGVETAQVNLATEKLTVNYDEAVLSTEEIEEAVSRAGYQVKTATKKQTLLISGMTCASCAQTVEKSVANLEAVKHAEVNLATEKLTVEFDETVLSTEQIILAVEKAGYQANVELDSTDNSYSDAKQKKLNQLNSIWRRFWLSAIFTIPLFYISMGPMIGLPVPSIIDPDLNSLNFALTQLVLTVPVMLLGLSYYTGGFKALFRGHPNMDSLIALGTSAAFIYSLSATILIWNGDTTYAHELYYESAAVILTLITLGKYLESRSKGKTSEAIEKLMDLAPKTATVIRDGDEVEIGIDQVVVGDLIIVKPGEKIPVDGTIVEGRTSVDESMLTGESIPVEKNIGDSLVGGSFNNNGTVKYKADKVGNDTALAQIIQLVEDAQGSKAPIAKMADIISGYFVPIVIGLAIISGLGWYISGESGIFALTIAISVLVIACPCALGLATPTAIMVGTGKGAEHGVLIKGGAALETTHKIDMVVFDKTGTITEGKPVVTDIITAEGINEEELLMLTASAEKGSEHPLGEAIVEEAEKRALTFMNVEDFSAIPGHGIEVTIDGKQLLAGNKKLMVDRGITLDNLNVQSDRLADDGKTPMYIAIDRKIAGIIAVADTVKENSAKAIEKLHEMGIEVGMITGDNARTADAIAKQVGIDRVLSEVLPEDKTNEVKKLQAEGKKVAMVGDGINDAPALAQADIGIAIGTGTDVAIESADIVLMRSDLLDVPSSIELSKATIRNIKENLFWAFAYNVLGIPFAMGIFYIFDGPLLSPMIAGAAMSLSSVSVLANALRLKRFKPSRTK